In Meleagris gallopavo isolate NT-WF06-2002-E0010 breed Aviagen turkey brand Nicholas breeding stock chromosome 2, Turkey_5.1, whole genome shotgun sequence, the following are encoded in one genomic region:
- the DNAJC27 gene encoding dnaJ homolog subfamily C member 27, with the protein VVPQCGLFPVKFPFSFSQSCIIKRYCEKRFVPKYLATIGIDYGVTKVQVRDREIKVNIFDMAGHPFFYEVRNEFYKDTQGVILVYDVGQKESFDALDAWLAEMKQELGPHGNMDNIVFVVCANKIDCTKHRSVDESEGRLWAESRGFLYFETSAQTGEGINEMFQTFYSAIIDLCDNGGKRPPSSMGVGFTKEQADAIRRIRNSKDSWDMLGVKPGATRDEVNKAYRKLAVLLHPDKCVAPGSEDAFKAVVNARTALLKNIK; encoded by the exons GTAGTCCCACAGTGTGGTCTCTTCCCAGTGaaattccctttttctttctcccagagCTGCATTATAAAGCGCTACTGTGAGAAGAGATTCGTTCCCAAATACCTTGCAACTATTGGTATCGACTATGGCGTCACCAA AGTACAAGTCAGAGACCGAGAGATCAAAGTGAACATCTTTGACATGGCAGGGCACCCATTCTTCTACGAG GTGAGGAATGAGTTTTACAAGGACACGCAGGGAGTCATCCTGGTCTATGATGTTGGACAAAAGGAGTCTTTTGATGCTCTGGATGCGTGGCTGGCTGAGATGAAGCAGGAGCTGGGCCCCCACGGGAACATGGACAACATTGTCTTCGTTGTCTGTGCAAACAAG aTTGACTGCACAAAGCACCGCAGTGTGGATGAAAGCGAGGGGCGGCTGTGGGCAGAGAGCCGGGGCTTTCTTTACTTTGAGACATCAGcacaaacaggagagggaatCAATGAGATGTTCCAG ACGTTCTACTCTGCCATAATTGACCTGTGTGACAACGGGGGGAAGCGTCCCCCCTCCAGCATGGGGGTCGGCTTCACTAAAGAGCAGGCAGACGCCATTCGTAGGATCCGCAACAGCAAGGACAGCTGGGACATGCTGGGAGTCAAGCCTGGAGCCACCAG AGACGAAGTGAATAAAGCCTACAGaaagctggctgtgctgctccacCCTGATAAATGTGTGGCTCCTGGGAGTGAAGATGCCTTCAAAGCCGTGGTGAACGCCCGAACTGCACTTCTCAAAAACATCAAGTAG
- the ADCY3 gene encoding adenylate cyclase type 3 isoform X2 gives MPRNRDFSEPEYSAEYSADYSVSLPSDPEHAVGRTHEVTVRSSGPCLCLPRFMRLTFAPESLENLYQTYFRRQRHETLLVLVVFAALFDCYVLLMCTTVYAADKLAPALAAGTGLAAHVLLFALCKYRLLPERAARRFLPYVLWVLILAQIFCYLGLNFSRSPEASDTVGWQAFFVFSFFITLPLRLAPIVLITAVSCGVHTLVLGVTVAQQRQDALDEGTLLRQILSNIAIYLCAITVGTMSYYMADRKHRKAFLEARQSLEVKLNLEEQSQQQERLMLSILPKHVADEMLKDMKKDPSQKEMQQFNTMYMYRHENVSILFADIVGFTQLSSSCSAQELVKLLNELFARFDKLAAKYHQLRIKILGDCYYCICGLPDYREDHAVCSIMMGLAMVEAISYVREKTKTAVDMRVGVHSGTVLGGVLGQKRWQYDVWSTDVTVANKMEAGGIPGRVHISQSTMDCLKGEFEVEPGEGGSRCEYLKEKGIVTYLIVVPKQPLRNGINGVKLSLTSSHGGSPLLINTKERNGSAILACTSPEESDESDARVRGTLENGEEDGEAVNPSFPNPRRRLRLRDLAERVIDASQNEQELNKLLNEALLERESVQALKGKSTFRLSMRFIDPEMETRYSVEKEKQSGAAFSCSCVVLFFTALVEVFIDPWLVANYVTFVVGEILLLILTLCSLAAIFPRVFPKKLVAFSTWIDRTRWARNTWAMAAIIIVTTADIVDMLSCQQDYSGTVNGTVVPPRPGGCWEQPKYYSYIAVLALVATIMLVQVSHMVKLTLMVLITGAAGTVNIYAWEHIFDQYDRRRSQQSMSSLVPSKYSMTAMIFIVMLSFYYFSRHVEKLARTLFLWKIDVHDQKERVYEMRRWNEALVTNMLPEHVARHFLGSKKRDEELYSQSYDEIGVMFASLPNFADFYTEESINNGGIECLRFLNEIISDFDALLDEPQFRCITKIKTIGSTYMAASGVTPDANANGYSTKKETLSDKERWQHLADLADFALAMKVTLMNINYQSFNNFMLRIGMNKGAVLAGVIGARKPHYDIWGNTVNVASRMESTGVMGNIQVVEETHLILKEYGFRFVRRGAIYVKGKGELLTFFLKGREKQGSFINGSSVTLPHQVVDSS, from the exons ATGCCGAGGAACAGGGATTTCTCGGAGCCCGAGTACTCGGCCGAGTACTCCGCCGACTACTCGGTGAGCCTGCCGTCGGACCCCGAGCACGCCGTGGGCCGGACCCACGAGGTGACGGTGCGCAGCTCGGGGCCGTGCCTCTGCCTGCCCCGCTTCATGCGCCTCACCTTCGCACCCGAGTCCCTGGAGAACCTCTACCAGACCTACTTCCGTCGGCAACGCCACGAGACCCTCCTGGTGCTGGTGGTCTTCGCAGCCCTCTTCGATTGCTACGTCCTCCTCATGTGTACCACGGTCTACGCCGCCGACAAGTTGGCCCCGGCGTTGGCAGCGGGGACCGGCTTGGCCGCCCACGTGTTGCTTTTTGCCCTCTGCAAATACAGGCTGCTACCCGAGCGCGCCGCCCGTCGCTTCCTGCCCTACGTCCTCTGGGTCCTCATCTTGGCCCAGATCTTCTGTTACTTGGGCCTCAACTTCTCGCGTTCGCCCGAGGCCAGCGACACGGTGGGCTGGCAGGCCTTCTTCGTCTTCTCCTTCTTCATCACGTTGCCGCTGCGCCTGGCGCCCATCGTGCTCATCACCGCCGTGTCCTGCGGCGTCCACACGCTGGTGCTTGGCGTCACCGTCGCCCAACAGAGGCAGGATGCCCTGGATGAGGGCACGCTGCTGAGACAG ATCCTGTCCAACATTGCCATCTACCTTTGTGCCATCACGGTGGGCACCATGTCCTACTACATGGCTGACCGCAAGCACCGCAAGGCCTTCCTGGAAGCGCGGCAGTCCCTTGAGGTCAAGCTCAACCTGgaggagcagagccagcagcag GAGCGGCTGATGCTCTCCATCCTGCCCAAGCACGTGGCAGATGAGATGCTGAAGGATATGAAGAAGGACCCGAGCCAGAAGGAGATGCAGCAGTTCAACACCATGTACATGTACCGCCACGAGAATGTCAG CATCCTCTTTGCAGACATCGTGGGCTTCACGCAGCTCTCCTCATCCTGCAGCGCCCAGGAGCTGGTGAAGCTCCTCAACGAGCTCTTCGCCCGCTTCGACAAGCTGGCAGCT aaataccaccAACTGCGCATCAAGATCCTGGGTGACTGCTATTACTGCATCTGTGGGCTGCCCGACTACCGGGAGGACCATGCTGTCTGCTCCATCATGATGGGGCTTGCCATGGTGGAGGCCATTTC TTACGTGCGGGAAAAGACCAAGACAGCGGTGGACATGCGTGTGGGAGTGCACAGCGGGACGGTGCTGGGCGGTGTGCTGGGCCAGAAGCGTTGGCAGTACGACGTGTGGTCCACCGACGTCACCGTGGCCAACAAGATGGAGGCAGGTGGCATCCCTGG GCGTGTGCACATCTCACAGAGCACCATGGACTGCTTGAAGGGCGAGTTCGAGGTGGAGCCAGGTGAGGGTGGCTCTCGCTGCGAGTACCTGAAGGAGAAGGGCATTGTCACCTACCTCATCGTGGTGCCCAAGCAGCCTCTACGCAATGGCATCAATGGCGTG AAGCTGTCACTGACCTCATCCCATGGAGGCTCCCCGCTGCTCATCAACACCAAGGAGCGCAATGGCAGTGCCATCTTGGCGTGCACCAGCCCTGAGGAGTCTGATGAGTCTGATGCCAGGGTGAGGGGCACCCTGGAGAACGGGGAGGAGGATGGAGAG GCTGTGAACCCATCCTTCCCCAACCCACGGCGCCGGCTGCGGCTACGGGACTTGGCTGAGCGGGTAATCGATGCGTCACAGAATGAGCAGGAGCTCAACAAGCTGCTCAACGAGGCCCTGCTGGAGCGCGAGTCTGTCCAGGC GCTGAAGGGGAAGAGCACCTTCCGGCTCTCCATGCGCTTCATTGACCCTGAGATGGAGACGCGCTACTCAGTggagaaggagaagcagagcggtgctgctttcagctgctcCTGTGTTGTCCTTTTCTTCACTGCCTTGGTGGAGGTCTTCATCGACCCTTG GTTGGTGGCCAACTACGTGACCTTCGTGGTGGGGGAGATCCTGCTGCTCATCCTTACCCTCTGCTCACTGGCTGCCATCTTTCCCCGG GTCTTCCCCAAAAAGCTCGTGGCCTTCTCCACCTGGATTGACAGGACTCGCTGGGCACGCAACACCTGGGCCATGGCTGCCATCATCATTGTCACCACGGCTGATATTGTGGACATG CTCAGCTGTCAGCAGGACTACAGCGGGACAGTCAATGGGACGGTGGTGCCACCACGGCCAGGCGGCTGTTGGGAGCAGCCCAAGTACTACAGCTACATCGCCGTGCTGGCCCTGGTGGCCACCATCATGCTGGTGCAGGTCAGCCACATGGTCAAGCTGACTCTCATGGTGCTGATCACTGGGGCAGCCGGCACTGTCAACATCTACGCCTGGGAGCACATCTTCGACCAGTACGACCGCCGCCGCAGCCAGCAGAGCAT GTCCTCACTCGTCCCTTCCAAGTATTCCATGACAGCCATGATCTTCATCGTGATGCTCAGCTTTTACTACTTCTCTCGCCAC GTGGAAAAGCTGGCCAGGACGCTCTTCCTCTGGAAGATCGATGTCCACGACCAGAAGGAGCGGGTCTATGAGATGCGGCGCTGGAACGAGGCCCTTGTCACCAACATGCTGCCCGAGCATGTGGCCCGGCACTTCTTGGGCTCCAAGAAGCGGGACGAG GAGCTGTACAGCCAGTCCTACGATGAGATTGGCGTCATGTTTGCTTCTCTCCCCAACTTCGCCGACTTCTACACAGAGGAGAGTATCAACAACGGGGGCATCGAGTGCCTGCGGTTCCTCAATGAGATCATCTCTGACTTCGATGCA CTCCTGGATGAACCCCAATTCCGGTGTATCACCAAAATCAAAACCATCGGCAGCACCTACATGGCTGCGTCTGGAGTGACTCCTGATGCCAACGCCAACGGCTACAGCACCAAG AAGGAGACTCTCTCGGATAAGGAGCGCTGGCAGCATTTGGCTGACCTTGCTGACTTTGCCTTGGCCATGAAGGTGACACTGATGAACATCAACTACCAGTCCTTCAACAACTTCATGCTGCGCATAG GCATGAACAAGGGAGCTGTGCTAGCAGGAGTCATTGGTGCCCGCAAGCCACACTATGACATCTGGGGCAACACAGTGAACGTGGCCAGCAGGATGGAGTCCACTGGTGTGATGGGGAACATACAG GTGGTAGAGGAGACGCACCTCATCCTGAAGGAGTACGGCTTCCGCTTTGTACGCCGTGGGGCCATCTACGTCAAGGGCAAAGGGGAGCTGCTCACTTTCTTCCTCAAGGGCCGGGAGAAGCAGGGCTCCTTCATCAACGGCTCATCCGTCACCCTGCCCCATCAGGTGGTGGACAGCTCCTGA
- the ADCY3 gene encoding adenylate cyclase type 3 isoform X1: MPRNRDFSEPEYSAEYSADYSVSLPSDPEHAVGRTHEVTVRSSGPCLCLPRFMRLTFAPESLENLYQTYFRRQRHETLLVLVVFAALFDCYVLLMCTTVYAADKLAPALAAGTGLAAHVLLFALCKYRLLPERAARRFLPYVLWVLILAQIFCYLGLNFSRSPEASDTVGWQAFFVFSFFITLPLRLAPIVLITAVSCGVHTLVLGVTVAQQRQDALDEGTLLRQILSNIAIYLCAITVGTMSYYMADRKHRKAFLEARQSLEVKLNLEEQSQQQERLMLSILPKHVADEMLKDMKKDPSQKEMQQFNTMYMYRHENVSILFADIVGFTQLSSSCSAQELVKLLNELFARFDKLAAKYHQLRIKILGDCYYCICGLPDYREDHAVCSIMMGLAMVEAISYVREKTKTAVDMRVGVHSGTVLGGVLGQKRWQYDVWSTDVTVANKMEAGGIPGRVHISQSTMDCLKGEFEVEPGEGGSRCEYLKEKGIVTYLIVVPKQPLRNGINGVKLSLTSSHGGSPLLINTKERNGSAILACTSPEESDESDARVRGTLENGEEDGEAVNPSFPNPRRRLRLRDLAERVIDASQNEQELNKLLNEALLERESVQALKGKSTFRLSMRFIDPEMETRYSVEKEKQSGAAFSCSCVVLFFTALVEVFIDPWLVANYVTFVVGEILLLILTLCSLAAIFPRVFPKKLVAFSTWIDRTRWARNTWAMAAIIIVTTADIVDMLSCQQDYSGTVNGTVVPPRPGGCWEQPKYYSYIAVLALVATIMLVQVSHMVKLTLMVLITGAAGTVNIYAWEHIFDQYDRRRSQQSMSSLVPSKYSMTAMIFIVMLSFYYFSRHVEKLARTLFLWKIDVHDQKERVYEMRRWNEALVTNMLPEHVARHFLGSKKRDEELYSQSYDEIGVMFASLPNFADFYTEESINNGGIECLRFLNEIISDFDALLDEPQFRCITKIKTIGSTYMAASGVTPDANANGYSTKKETLSDKERWQHLADLADFALAMKVTLMNINYQSFNNFMLRIGMNKGAVLAGVIGARKPHYDIWGNTVNVASRMESTGVMGNIQVGQHDLGNQGDKLRIIQKCLQPLKCTVLCTGRESIASSIQQGWDWLTAPPSWEWDKALLKVGHLKTMGSLVGG, translated from the exons ATGCCGAGGAACAGGGATTTCTCGGAGCCCGAGTACTCGGCCGAGTACTCCGCCGACTACTCGGTGAGCCTGCCGTCGGACCCCGAGCACGCCGTGGGCCGGACCCACGAGGTGACGGTGCGCAGCTCGGGGCCGTGCCTCTGCCTGCCCCGCTTCATGCGCCTCACCTTCGCACCCGAGTCCCTGGAGAACCTCTACCAGACCTACTTCCGTCGGCAACGCCACGAGACCCTCCTGGTGCTGGTGGTCTTCGCAGCCCTCTTCGATTGCTACGTCCTCCTCATGTGTACCACGGTCTACGCCGCCGACAAGTTGGCCCCGGCGTTGGCAGCGGGGACCGGCTTGGCCGCCCACGTGTTGCTTTTTGCCCTCTGCAAATACAGGCTGCTACCCGAGCGCGCCGCCCGTCGCTTCCTGCCCTACGTCCTCTGGGTCCTCATCTTGGCCCAGATCTTCTGTTACTTGGGCCTCAACTTCTCGCGTTCGCCCGAGGCCAGCGACACGGTGGGCTGGCAGGCCTTCTTCGTCTTCTCCTTCTTCATCACGTTGCCGCTGCGCCTGGCGCCCATCGTGCTCATCACCGCCGTGTCCTGCGGCGTCCACACGCTGGTGCTTGGCGTCACCGTCGCCCAACAGAGGCAGGATGCCCTGGATGAGGGCACGCTGCTGAGACAG ATCCTGTCCAACATTGCCATCTACCTTTGTGCCATCACGGTGGGCACCATGTCCTACTACATGGCTGACCGCAAGCACCGCAAGGCCTTCCTGGAAGCGCGGCAGTCCCTTGAGGTCAAGCTCAACCTGgaggagcagagccagcagcag GAGCGGCTGATGCTCTCCATCCTGCCCAAGCACGTGGCAGATGAGATGCTGAAGGATATGAAGAAGGACCCGAGCCAGAAGGAGATGCAGCAGTTCAACACCATGTACATGTACCGCCACGAGAATGTCAG CATCCTCTTTGCAGACATCGTGGGCTTCACGCAGCTCTCCTCATCCTGCAGCGCCCAGGAGCTGGTGAAGCTCCTCAACGAGCTCTTCGCCCGCTTCGACAAGCTGGCAGCT aaataccaccAACTGCGCATCAAGATCCTGGGTGACTGCTATTACTGCATCTGTGGGCTGCCCGACTACCGGGAGGACCATGCTGTCTGCTCCATCATGATGGGGCTTGCCATGGTGGAGGCCATTTC TTACGTGCGGGAAAAGACCAAGACAGCGGTGGACATGCGTGTGGGAGTGCACAGCGGGACGGTGCTGGGCGGTGTGCTGGGCCAGAAGCGTTGGCAGTACGACGTGTGGTCCACCGACGTCACCGTGGCCAACAAGATGGAGGCAGGTGGCATCCCTGG GCGTGTGCACATCTCACAGAGCACCATGGACTGCTTGAAGGGCGAGTTCGAGGTGGAGCCAGGTGAGGGTGGCTCTCGCTGCGAGTACCTGAAGGAGAAGGGCATTGTCACCTACCTCATCGTGGTGCCCAAGCAGCCTCTACGCAATGGCATCAATGGCGTG AAGCTGTCACTGACCTCATCCCATGGAGGCTCCCCGCTGCTCATCAACACCAAGGAGCGCAATGGCAGTGCCATCTTGGCGTGCACCAGCCCTGAGGAGTCTGATGAGTCTGATGCCAGGGTGAGGGGCACCCTGGAGAACGGGGAGGAGGATGGAGAG GCTGTGAACCCATCCTTCCCCAACCCACGGCGCCGGCTGCGGCTACGGGACTTGGCTGAGCGGGTAATCGATGCGTCACAGAATGAGCAGGAGCTCAACAAGCTGCTCAACGAGGCCCTGCTGGAGCGCGAGTCTGTCCAGGC GCTGAAGGGGAAGAGCACCTTCCGGCTCTCCATGCGCTTCATTGACCCTGAGATGGAGACGCGCTACTCAGTggagaaggagaagcagagcggtgctgctttcagctgctcCTGTGTTGTCCTTTTCTTCACTGCCTTGGTGGAGGTCTTCATCGACCCTTG GTTGGTGGCCAACTACGTGACCTTCGTGGTGGGGGAGATCCTGCTGCTCATCCTTACCCTCTGCTCACTGGCTGCCATCTTTCCCCGG GTCTTCCCCAAAAAGCTCGTGGCCTTCTCCACCTGGATTGACAGGACTCGCTGGGCACGCAACACCTGGGCCATGGCTGCCATCATCATTGTCACCACGGCTGATATTGTGGACATG CTCAGCTGTCAGCAGGACTACAGCGGGACAGTCAATGGGACGGTGGTGCCACCACGGCCAGGCGGCTGTTGGGAGCAGCCCAAGTACTACAGCTACATCGCCGTGCTGGCCCTGGTGGCCACCATCATGCTGGTGCAGGTCAGCCACATGGTCAAGCTGACTCTCATGGTGCTGATCACTGGGGCAGCCGGCACTGTCAACATCTACGCCTGGGAGCACATCTTCGACCAGTACGACCGCCGCCGCAGCCAGCAGAGCAT GTCCTCACTCGTCCCTTCCAAGTATTCCATGACAGCCATGATCTTCATCGTGATGCTCAGCTTTTACTACTTCTCTCGCCAC GTGGAAAAGCTGGCCAGGACGCTCTTCCTCTGGAAGATCGATGTCCACGACCAGAAGGAGCGGGTCTATGAGATGCGGCGCTGGAACGAGGCCCTTGTCACCAACATGCTGCCCGAGCATGTGGCCCGGCACTTCTTGGGCTCCAAGAAGCGGGACGAG GAGCTGTACAGCCAGTCCTACGATGAGATTGGCGTCATGTTTGCTTCTCTCCCCAACTTCGCCGACTTCTACACAGAGGAGAGTATCAACAACGGGGGCATCGAGTGCCTGCGGTTCCTCAATGAGATCATCTCTGACTTCGATGCA CTCCTGGATGAACCCCAATTCCGGTGTATCACCAAAATCAAAACCATCGGCAGCACCTACATGGCTGCGTCTGGAGTGACTCCTGATGCCAACGCCAACGGCTACAGCACCAAG AAGGAGACTCTCTCGGATAAGGAGCGCTGGCAGCATTTGGCTGACCTTGCTGACTTTGCCTTGGCCATGAAGGTGACACTGATGAACATCAACTACCAGTCCTTCAACAACTTCATGCTGCGCATAG GCATGAACAAGGGAGCTGTGCTAGCAGGAGTCATTGGTGCCCGCAAGCCACACTATGACATCTGGGGCAACACAGTGAACGTGGCCAGCAGGATGGAGTCCACTGGTGTGATGGGGAACATACAGGTGGGACAGCACGACCTGGGCAACCAAGGGGACAAACTGAGAATTATTCAGAAGTGTTTACAGCCCTTGAAGTGCACTGTGCTTTGCACGGGAAGGGAAAGCATTGCCAGCAGTattcagcagggctgggactGGTTGACGGCTCCTCCAAGCTGGGAATGGGACAAGGCGTTGCTAAAAGTAGGGCACCTCAAGACAATGGGCAGCTTGGTGGGTGGGTAA
- the CENPO gene encoding centromere protein O, translated as MEEGHNSDGKENALCGRSLTAASRDGGGRMSAVPLAQRKVEGGKVYSGDGVLGYLEMLEAQAHELGLKQEEKEQQEKKLDRLKARVQELRARRDELQAKVELQEKRLLDKEALVTDPARPSAQTVLEWKVKSIKGMLQVFYLTGISGKLTKQGVCFCISTAYEGTYLDSYYVDLLINPEVKIQRHSVPVFIPLEQIAKKYLQSDIRRFMSVLSDHLNAYVGRRHQADQLEEHFSDRIEGTLQRNSLCNLLVFNYTVSSDSKTFPFNVRLLYGNLCCSLPTEAILSCTPGTLPLLAKMAAAHSNTFRQMALHKAFDSIINAKESQD; from the exons ATGGAGGAAGGACATAACAGTGATGGGAAGGAAAATGCCCTGTGTGGAAGATCTCTCACTGCTGCCTCCCGGGATGGAGGAGGGCGAATGTCTGCGGTCCCACTTGCACAGAGGAAGGTGGAAGGAGGGAAAGTGTATTCAGGAGATG GGGTGTTAGGTTATCTGGAAATGCTGGAGGCACAGGCTCATGAGTTAGGCCTGAAGCAAGAAGAGAAGgagcagcaagaaaagaagCTCGACAGACTGAAAGCCAGAGTGCAGGAGCTGAGAGCCCGGAGGGATGAGCTTCAGGCTAAAgtggagctgcaggagaagagg CTTCTTGACAAGGAAGCACTCGTGACAGATCCAGCACGGCCCAGTGCTCAGACTGTTTTGGAGTGGAAAGTGAAGAGCATTAAGGGCATGCTGCAAGTCTTTTACCTCACAG GGATCAGTGGGAAGCTGACCAAGCAGGGAGTGTGTTTCTGCATCAGCACTGCTTATGAAGGCACCTACCTGGATTCCTATTACGTGGACCTCCTCATCAATCCAGAGGTGAAGATTCAACGCCACTCTGTCCCCGTCTTCATCCCACTGGAGCAGATAGCCAAGAAGTACCTGCAGTCAGACATCAGGCGCTTCATGTCCGTCCTGTCGGACCACCTGAATGCTTATGTTGGGCGGAGGCACCAGGCAGACCAGTTGGAG GAGCACTTTTCAGACCGCATAGAAGGAACTTTGCAGAGGAACTCTTTGTGTAACTTGCTGGTCTTTAATTACACCGTGTCAAGTGACAGCAAAACCTTTCCATTCAACGTGAGGCTGCTTTATGGCAACCTCTGTTGCAGCCTCCCTACTGAAGCCATCCTTTCTTGTACAC CTGGCACTCTTCCATTGCTAGCAAAGATGGCAGCAGCTCACTCAAACACATTTCGACAGATGGCTCTGCACAAAGCCTTCGACTCTATCATCAATGCTAAAGAAAGCCAGGACTGA